In Streptomyces sp. NBC_01717, one DNA window encodes the following:
- the cpt gene encoding chloramphenicol phosphotransferase CPT: MIVLNGGSSSGKSGIARCLQAVLPDPWLSFGVDTLVEAMPASMRTSDAGIVFAPDGEVIVGPEFRTLETAWIEGLATMARAGARIIVDEVFLGGAASQQRWQQVLGGLQVLWVGVRCDASIAAGREIARGDRIAGMAVSQADSVHRGMFYDLEVDTTHTESMECARTIVTRVK; the protein is encoded by the coding sequence ATGATCGTTCTCAACGGTGGCTCCAGTTCGGGGAAGTCCGGGATCGCCCGGTGTCTGCAGGCGGTGCTGCCGGATCCTTGGCTGTCCTTCGGAGTCGACACACTGGTCGAGGCGATGCCCGCGTCCATGCGGACGTCGGATGCGGGCATCGTGTTCGCTCCGGACGGTGAGGTCATCGTCGGTCCTGAGTTCCGGACGCTGGAAACGGCGTGGATCGAGGGGCTTGCCACGATGGCCCGTGCGGGTGCCCGGATCATCGTTGATGAGGTCTTCCTCGGCGGAGCGGCGTCCCAGCAGCGGTGGCAGCAGGTTCTTGGCGGACTGCAGGTGCTGTGGGTGGGCGTCAGGTGCGACGCCTCGATTGCCGCGGGTCGCGAGATCGCGCGTGGTGACAGGATTGCCGGGATGGCGGTGTCGCAGGCGGATTCGGTCCACCGGGGCATGTTCTACGACCTGGAGGTGGATACGACGCATACCGAGTCTATGGAGTGCGCGCGGACCATCGTCACCCGGGTCAAGTGA